In Planococcus shixiaomingii, the DNA window CTTTTATCCTATAAAGGGGATACAGTCACAATTTCAGCGCCTAATTCATTTGCACGTGATTGGTTGGAAAACCATTACGTGCATTTAATTACTGGAATTCTTTCGGATTTGACCGGTGACGATCTGCTGATAAAATTTGTTGTGCCCAAAGATCAAGATATGGACGATTTTCAACTTCCAGCCCCTCGCATTAAGCCAGGACAAGAGGAACATCAGGAGTTTTTGCCAGGAATGCTAAATCCGAAATACACGTTTGATACGTTTGTTATCGGATCGGGCAACCGTTTTGCTCACGCAGCTTCGCTTGCTGTAGCAGAAGCCCCGGCAAAAGCTTATAATCCTCTGTTCATTTATGGGGGAGTCGGATTAGGTAAGACACATTTAATGCACGCAATTGGACATTATGTCCTTGAACACAATCCGAACGCTAAAGTGGTTTACTTGTCATCGGAAAAGTTCACCAATGAGTTCATCAACTCGATCCGTGACAACCAAACGGTTGATTTCCGCAATAAATACCGCAGTGTCGATATTTTATTGATTGATGATATTCAATTTTTGGCTGGAAAAGAGCAAACGCAAGAGGAATTTTTCCATACTTTTAATACGTTGCACGAGGAATCAAAGCAGATTATTATTTCAAGTGACCGGCCGCCAAAAGAAATTCCGACACTGGAAGACCGTCTCAGATCCCGCTTCGAATGGGGCCTGATTACGGATATCACACCGCCGGATCTTGAAACACG includes these proteins:
- the dnaA gene encoding chromosomal replication initiator protein DnaA; amino-acid sequence: MEHLDEIWSSVLAQVETKISKPSFETWLKSTKLLSYKGDTVTISAPNSFARDWLENHYVHLITGILSDLTGDDLLIKFVVPKDQDMDDFQLPAPRIKPGQEEHQEFLPGMLNPKYTFDTFVIGSGNRFAHAASLAVAEAPAKAYNPLFIYGGVGLGKTHLMHAIGHYVLEHNPNAKVVYLSSEKFTNEFINSIRDNQTVDFRNKYRSVDILLIDDIQFLAGKEQTQEEFFHTFNTLHEESKQIIISSDRPPKEIPTLEDRLRSRFEWGLITDITPPDLETRIAILRKKAKADGLDIPNDVMTYIANSIDSNIRELEGALIRVVAYSSLINRDMSAELAAEALKDIMPNSKPKVITILDIQNAVGEQFRVKLEDFKTKRRTKDIAYPRQVAMYLSREMTDFSLPKIGEEFGGRDHTTVIHAHEKISKMLKDNHQLQQDVKDIKKALGKS